A region from the Leopardus geoffroyi isolate Oge1 chromosome E3, O.geoffroyi_Oge1_pat1.0, whole genome shotgun sequence genome encodes:
- the FLYWCH2 gene encoding FLYWCH family member 2: MPLPEPSEQEGESVKAGQEPSPESSEPGTDVVPAAPRKPRKFSKLVLLTASKDSAKVAGAKRKGVHCIMSLGVPGPATLAKALLKIHPEAQRAIEAPPQEPEQKRSKLDTDGKEAGRLAGQPAPSTDVVGEESTADAIVPGTVL; the protein is encoded by the exons ATGCCCCTGCCCGAGCCCAGCGAGCAGGAGGGTGAGAGTGTGAAGGCTGGCCAGGAGCCGTCCCCCGAGTCCTCTGAGCCAGGGACTGATGTCGTCCCCGCGGCCCCCAGGAAGCCCAGGAAGTTCTCCAAACTGGTCCTGCTGACAGCCTCTAAGGACAGTGCCAAGGTGGCAGGGGCCAAACGCAAAGGAGTCCACTGCATCATGTCCCTGGGGGTGCCGGGCCCCGCCACCCTCGCTAAAGCCCTCCTCAAGATCCATCCTGAGGCTCAGAGGGCCATTGAGGCGCCCCCTCAGGAGCCTGAGCAGAAACGCAGCAAGCTGGACACAG ATGGAAAAGAAGCTGGAAGGTTGGCAGGGCAACCTGCCCCCAGCACGGACGTGGTCGGGGAGGAGTCCACCGCAGACGCCATTGTGCCCGGCACGGTCCTGTAA